TGCATATAGTTGAAGCTGAATACCTCGTTGAAATCGCTGGGGCCCCCAGGGAGATATTAAGGGTTAATGTTTAAAATACTCAATCCCCTCCGAAACTTTTTAACTTATTAAAACTTCATACCTGAGCTTTTTCTAATCCAAGTTTACTTATGTCGCAGAAACGATTATTAAAACTCAAGCCTAAGTGGTTACGGTGATTGGTCATGGTAGTTAGCTTAAAGGGTAGGGATCTTCTCTGCCTCCAGGATTATACTCCTGAAGAAATATGGACAATCCTCGAGACGGCTAAGATGTTCAAGATCTGGCAGAAGATAGGAAAGCCCCACAGACTTCTTGAAGGGAAGACTTTAGCCATGATATTCCAAAAGCCCTCAACTAGAACAAGGGTTAGCTTTGAGGTTGCAATGGCCCACTTGGGCGGTCACGCTCTCTACCTAAACGCCCAAGACCTTCAGCTTAGGAGGGGAGAGACAATAGCTGATACCGCTAGAGTTCTCAGCAGGTACGTCGACGCTATAATGGCTAGGGTTTATGCCCATAAGGATGTTGAAGATTTAGCTAAGTATGCAAGCGTCCCGGTTATAAATGGTTTGAGTGACTTCTCTCATCCATGCCAGGCTTTAGCTGATTACATGACAATTTGGGAGAAGAAGGGAACGATAAAGGGAGTTAAAGTCGTATACGTTGGCGATGGAAACAACGTCTGCCACTCCCTAATGATAGCTGGGACAAAGCTTGGTGCTGATGTTGTAGTGGCAACTCCAGAGGGTTATGAGCCAGATAAAAAAGTGATTAAATGGGCCGAGCAGAATGCAGCTGAAAGCGGAGGAAGCTTTGAGCTTCTTCACGATCCAGTTAAAGCCGTCAAAGATGCCGATGTGATATACACTGATGTGTGGGCTTCAATGGGCCAAGAAGCTGAGGCAGAAGAGAGAAGAAAGATTTTCAGACCGTTCCAGGTTAACAAGGATCTTGTCAAGCACGCTAAGTCTGACTACATGTTCATGCACTGCTTACCAGCCCATAGGGGAGAAGAAGTTACTGACGATGTCATAGACTCACCAAACAGCGTCGTTTGGGATGAAGCAGAAAATAGGTTGCATGCACAGAAAGCAGTCTTAGCCTTATTGTTGGGAGGAGTTAAGACTGGCTTCTGATTTTAAAATTTTTTGAAAGCGAAAATGGTGTCGGTTTTAATAGTTGGTGCTCTCCCTTACGATTCCGGAAAGACTACATTTGCCCTTAATTTGATTAGGGAAGCTATAGAGGAAGGATTTGATGTTGGAGTTTCAAAGCCAGTTGGGGGTTTTAACGGCTGGTATCAATATGAGTTCTTAAAGAAGAGCATTGAATTTGGATTGTTAATAGGGGAAGATGCCTATAAACTTCACAATGCGGCAAAAAGTATTGACAGAATAGAGCTGGAAAGCCCAGTAACAGTCCTTCTCCTCCCCCCAGATCCGGAGAGGGTTGGATGGAGGGTTAGCTCTTACATGGGTATAAGCTTTCAGAATCAGGTAGTTATCGTTAGGATTAGTGGATTGCACAGGACAATTCACTATTATATTCCCGAAAATTTGAATAAATTAACTAAACCTCTGAGAGGGGAAGTTGGAAAGCTCATATCAGTTTTAAACCCGAAGCCCTTGTCGGTTGGTAAGTTGGATGATATCCTATCAGAATCGAGAAAGATAGCTGACGAAGTTCTCCGGTACTTAGAGCACTATCATGACTTAATGGTCATAGAATCTTATGCGAACTATGCCGCTCCAACGTTTGGCTCCCTAGACGTTGATGTTGTAGTTGTCGTTGCCCCAAGTAAAGCGGTAATCTTCGATGGAGAGCAGTACAAAAGAGCAGTTTCTCTGTACTTTAACTTGAAAAGCCCATGGATCGTGACGACCGAGGATGTTCTACCTCTTCTACGTCCAAGAAAAATAGTAGAATTCGGGCCCGAGGGACCTAAAAATTCTCTCGAGAAAGTGCTTCAAGTTGTTGATGCTTCTTCGTCGTTGTAAATGTCCTCTTCAGTTATTTCTTCCTCATATCCCTTTGATCCTTCTAAAGTTTCAATTCTGAACATGTAACTCTTATACCAGTTGTATTCAGGAAGCTTCTTTATGGGTATTAGCCTCCAAGCCTTCGTCTCCTCAACGTATCCCCAATTCACGTACTCATTAAAGTTCCTTATTATGTCAGTTATTACAACATTAAATTCATTGATGAGCATTCTTTGAATCTCCCTCCACTTATCGAGAGAGCTCTCTCTCCTTGTAATTCCAAAATATCCAGCACATCTAGGACCTTTAAGCGTTGCAATTCCCCTTCCAACGAATGCCCTTATCGCTTTAATCGTTTCAGGTGGATCCGTTATAAACGTGTCAAACTTGTGGAGGGCATACTCAGGCAGGGGTTTTCTAAGATCAAAGGTAAATATTTCTATGTCATTGTACCCTATTTCATCCGCGGTTTTCTCTATGAACTTTATCAGCCTCTCATCTATATCCAGAACGGCTATCCTCTTGGGTAGTCCTGAAAGCATTAAGGCTATGCTCGTTAAATCATCATCCCCCAGGACAAATACCTCCTTGTTCTCTAAGTCCCCTCTTGTGTGCATTAAGATTACCCTAGCAACTGTGGTTTCCGGGGTTACATAACCTTGATCGTACTCATGTAAAGGCTCTGGTCTCTCCTTTACTATCTCTCTAAACTGCTCAAGCAGATCAGCAAAGGCTTGAAGATCAACGGTCTTACCCTGACAGTGTGGGCAGGTATAGTCATATCTCTTTCCAATTCCGTATTCAGCTACTAACTCTTCTCCCTTTTCTGTAAGCTTAACTCCCTTATCAAAAGTTACGTATCCAAGCTCGTTAAGGGTTTCTAAAATCGAGACAACGAGTGGGAGGGGTTCTTCACTTAGATCTACAATCCTCCATATATCACTACTCGCTAAAACTGCTGATAAAACGTTTTCTACACTTCTCTCATAAACGGGAATCTTAGTCTTTGTTTTTACCCTCTCAACAATCTCTTTCATCCTTAAACACCTCCAAAAATGCTTTTTTTATTCTACTCTTTTCTTTTCTTTTTAAAGGTTTCTAATGGCCTACTGAAATTACACAATGACCTCTGTATCTTTTTAAAGTTTCCCAGGAACAATTAGGATTTAGGCTAGGATAGGAAAAGCCGTTTAATGTAAACATTCTAAACCTAGCTTAACTTTCCTTGTAGGTAAATTCCCCGTTACAGTATTCTCCTCTTCCATTATAAAGTCCAAACACTGCACATCCATTCCGGTTTATTCTGCCCCAACCAGGTATGATATAACAGAGACAGGAGGGATCTTTCATGAAGAAGGACTTTCTAAAGATAACTTCAGTCCTGTTCAAGATTATAACTTCTCCAGAACCTGGAGAACCATCCAGTTGAGGCTTCTCAAATCCTACTAGTACATAATCGCCATTAGATGTTAAAAAGACATTTCTAATGGGAACAACATTACTACCTAAGTCAATCGCCTTAACAGTTCCATTCTCTCCTAAAATGTAAAGATAGTCATTTGGAGCTTCTACCCTAAAGTCTTGAATTGTGTGCGGGGCAGTTTGGTATACAAGAGCGTAGAGGTAACTATCGGTGTGAGTTATTAGAACACTCGGAACTGCAGTTCCATTCTCTTTCCTGTAGTTATCCTCATAAACCCATATATAGCTCGTAAATTCCACCCTCCATAGAAACTTTCTATCGCGACTACAGGCACTTAAAACAACAATTGGCACTTTAGCTGTTACATTTTTAACTGTGATGTTTGTCCTGCCTTGGGAATCAACACTGAATTTCACTAAGGAAACATTTTTAACTTCGCTTACCTTTTGAAGGGTGATTAAACCCCAATCAAGTGTGAAAACTTGGGAATCTGAGCTTATGGAACACAGGGTAGATGGAGTATTTTGATGTGAGTTGATAAAAAATGCGTAGATTAAGATTACTATCATGAGAACAGCAGAGAGTAAGTGGAAATACCTCATGATTACTTCCTCCTTCCCTGAATAATTGTTTCTACGTCGATACTATGTTATATAAAATTCCAACTAATAAATTTTGCTCCTTTCCTATGTAGTGTAATTTATAAGGGCCAGGTCTTTATGAGAAGTAGTTTCGCAAACCTCCGTTGAAGACTGGACAATCCTAAGATAGTGCTACTTAAAGTTTATTTAGCTTTAAAGCAAAGGAAGATTATGGTGGGGCAAGTGATTAGGAAGAGAGGGGCTTACCCGGAATATACAGTAGAGGATGTTCTAGCAGTTATCTTCCTTCTTAAGGAACCACTTGGAAGGAAACAGATTTCTGAAAGGCTCGAGCTGGGAGAGGGAAGTGTAAGAACCCTTCTTAGGAAGCTTTCTCATCTTGATATTATAAGATCGAAGCAAAGGGGTCACTTCTTAACTTTAAAAGGGAAAGAAATCAGGGATAAACTTCTTAGCATGTTTTCCGAACCGATTGGTGTTTCTGTAGATGGTTATCCTGGAATAGCAATTGTAGTTAAGAATCCCCCCGAATTTAAGTCAATAGAGCTTAGGGATGAAGCAATTAAATTTGATGCAAAGGGGGCCATGATACTTACAGTTAAGGACAACGAGATAGTGTTTCCTGAAGATTTTAGACCTCTGAAGGAGATGTATCCAGAGGTAGCTAAGAAGATCGTGGATTACGAGGATGGAGATGCGGTTATTATAACATGGGCCGAAACCCCAGCGAAAGCCCTCAAGAGTGCAATTCACGTGGCCTATATCCTAAAGAAAGAGGAGATAACGCCCGAAATACTGGAGGTGGTCAAGTGATAGTTTTGGCCTTAGATGTTTATGAAGGAGAAAGGGCCATTAAAATAGCTAAAAGTGTTAAGGATTACATTTCGATGATAAAGGTTAACTGGCCACTCATTCTTGGAAGTGGAGTGGATATAATAAGAAGACTTAAGGAGGAGACAGGAGTTGAGATAATAGCTGATCTTAAGCTTGCTGACATACCGAATACTAATAGGTTGATAGCAAGAAAGGTCTTTGGGGCTGGAGCGGACTATGTAATAGTGCATACCTTCGTTGGTAGGGATAGCGTAATGGCAGTGAAGGAGCTTGGGGAAATAATAATGGTGGTTGAAATGAGCC
This Pyrococcus horikoshii OT3 DNA region includes the following protein-coding sequences:
- the argF gene encoding ornithine carbamoyltransferase, giving the protein MVVSLKGRDLLCLQDYTPEEIWTILETAKMFKIWQKIGKPHRLLEGKTLAMIFQKPSTRTRVSFEVAMAHLGGHALYLNAQDLQLRRGETIADTARVLSRYVDAIMARVYAHKDVEDLAKYASVPVINGLSDFSHPCQALADYMTIWEKKGTIKGVKVVYVGDGNNVCHSLMIAGTKLGADVVVATPEGYEPDKKVIKWAEQNAAESGGSFELLHDPVKAVKDADVIYTDVWASMGQEAEAEERRKIFRPFQVNKDLVKHAKSDYMFMHCLPAHRGEEVTDDVIDSPNSVVWDEAENRLHAQKAVLALLLGGVKTGF
- a CDS encoding ATPase; the encoded protein is MVSVLIVGALPYDSGKTTFALNLIREAIEEGFDVGVSKPVGGFNGWYQYEFLKKSIEFGLLIGEDAYKLHNAAKSIDRIELESPVTVLLLPPDPERVGWRVSSYMGISFQNQVVIVRISGLHRTIHYYIPENLNKLTKPLRGEVGKLISVLNPKPLSVGKLDDILSESRKIADEVLRYLEHYHDLMVIESYANYAAPTFGSLDVDVVVVVAPSKAVIFDGEQYKRAVSLYFNLKSPWIVTTEDVLPLLRPRKIVEFGPEGPKNSLEKVLQVVDASSSL
- a CDS encoding DUF4443 domain-containing protein, with translation MIRKRGAYPEYTVEDVLAVIFLLKEPLGRKQISERLELGEGSVRTLLRKLSHLDIIRSKQRGHFLTLKGKEIRDKLLSMFSEPIGVSVDGYPGIAIVVKNPPEFKSIELRDEAIKFDAKGAMILTVKDNEIVFPEDFRPLKEMYPEVAKKIVDYEDGDAVIITWAETPAKALKSAIHVAYILKKEEITPEILEVVK
- the pyrF gene encoding orotidine-5'-phosphate decarboxylase, whose protein sequence is MIVLALDVYEGERAIKIAKSVKDYISMIKVNWPLILGSGVDIIRRLKEETGVEIIADLKLADIPNTNRLIARKVFGAGADYVIVHTFVGRDSVMAVKELGEIIMVVEMSHPGALEFINPLTDRFIEVANEIEPFGVIAPGTRPERIGYIRDRLKEGIKILAPGIGAQGGKAKDAVKAGADYIIVGRAIYNAPNPREAAKAIYDEIRGV
- a CDS encoding bis-aminopropyl spermidine synthase family protein; the protein is MKEIVERVKTKTKIPVYERSVENVLSAVLASSDIWRIVDLSEEPLPLVVSILETLNELGYVTFDKGVKLTEKGEELVAEYGIGKRYDYTCPHCQGKTVDLQAFADLLEQFREIVKERPEPLHEYDQGYVTPETTVARVILMHTRGDLENKEVFVLGDDDLTSIALMLSGLPKRIAVLDIDERLIKFIEKTADEIGYNDIEIFTFDLRKPLPEYALHKFDTFITDPPETIKAIRAFVGRGIATLKGPRCAGYFGITRRESSLDKWREIQRMLINEFNVVITDIIRNFNEYVNWGYVEETKAWRLIPIKKLPEYNWYKSYMFRIETLEGSKGYEEEITEEDIYNDEEASTT